The genomic window CGTTACCGATTACTTCTTTTGTTTCTAACTTTTGACCTTCGGTTACTGCGATGTTCTCGAGGTTGTAATAGGTCGTTATGTAATTTCCATGTTTGACGATGACCAGACGGCTTGCCCCTTTTAATTTTTTAATATCCATTACTTCTCCGGCAAAAATTGCCCTTGCTTTTTCTCCAGGTTTGGTTTCCAGTTCTACCCCGCTACTATTAATTTCAATATTGGGTAGGGTGGGATGGGGTTGACGACCAAATTTTTTAGTGATTCGGCCGGCACCTACCGGCCAGGGAAGCTTTCCTTTATTTGCCGTAAAGCTGTCGGCCAACTTTTTATCCTCGGGGGTTAGTGAGAAGGTAGTGGCCGTTCCAGTAGTTGCTGTCTTTGAAGTTTTCTTCTTTTTGTTAGCTCGTGCAATTGCTTCTCGTATTAGTTTTTCGATCTGCCGGTCAACTGCATCTGCTTCTTTTTGTTTTTGTCGAATTTGCTTTTTATAAACACTTTCTTTACTACGAATAGTTGCCATTAGCGCTACCTGCTGTTTTTTTTGCGAAGCCAATTTTGCCTGTACCTCTTTGTTTTCCTGAACCAGTTTTTCTTTATTTTCTTTTTTCTTGGCCAGGTCCAGGTTTAACTGTTGTAAATCGGTTGCTTTGTTTTGAATCTGTTCCCCCTGTTCTCTTCGGTATTCATTGTATTGTTTTAAGTATTGTAACCTGCGATAGGCTTGAGCGAAATCAGCAGAGGATAGTAAAAACATAATTTTGCTTTGTTGCGATTTGCTGCGACGTGCCTGTACTACCATTTTGGCATATTCTTCTTTCAGTACCTTTAGTTCTTTGCGGTAGTCTTGTATTTTATTTAGGTTGGCATTGATCTCACGAGAAAGTAAATTGGCTTGTTGATTGGTAACCTTGATCAGGTTTTGCCGGGTTTGAATTTGAGAACTCAGTGTTTCTACTTCATCCAGTACTGACTTTTCTTTAGCCTTATTGGATTCTTGCAGTTGCATCATGCTAGCAATTTCCTGGCGTAACTGCTTCCGTTTTTCTTCTAGCTGTTCCTGCTTGGTTTTTTGAGAAAATGCATTGAAGCTTAAACAACAAATTATACAAACGGCGAATAATTTACTTATGCTCATTCAATGCTAACTTTTTCATATCCTTTCGGAATAGAAAACGGAAAACTTACAGCTGCATTGTAATCTACCGTCTTATATTCAATCTTGATTTTGGTAATATCACTTTCATCCTTTGCCTGAATTTCTATTTTCTTCGGAAAATCCTGATTGGCTACCTTTTGATATTCTTCATAATTAATCCGGGCACTACGGTTCTTTTCAGCTTGTGCAATTTGTTGCCATTGTAATTTAAAAGTATTAGGATTGAAAGCCAATAATCTTTGAAATAATGCTAATTCTTCTTTAGGTTTTAAAATATATACATCTGATACTACTGAAGATTGAAAGGCTTCGCTATTCAAATCAAATATGGCTTTTCCGATCAACATTTGTTGTATTT from Aquimarina sp. ERC-38 includes these protein-coding regions:
- a CDS encoding murein hydrolase activator EnvC family protein, with the translated sequence MSISKLFAVCIICCLSFNAFSQKTKQEQLEEKRKQLRQEIASMMQLQESNKAKEKSVLDEVETLSSQIQTRQNLIKVTNQQANLLSREINANLNKIQDYRKELKVLKEEYAKMVVQARRSKSQQSKIMFLLSSADFAQAYRRLQYLKQYNEYRREQGEQIQNKATDLQQLNLDLAKKKENKEKLVQENKEVQAKLASQKKQQVALMATIRSKESVYKKQIRQKQKEADAVDRQIEKLIREAIARANKKKKTSKTATTGTATTFSLTPEDKKLADSFTANKGKLPWPVGAGRITKKFGRQPHPTLPNIEINSSGVELETKPGEKARAIFAGEVMDIKKLKGASRLVIVKHGNYITTYYNLENIAVTEGQKLETKEVIGNVRTNPATGRAIMKFLIYQNTKKLNPQQWIYRM